A window of the Acidiferrobacteraceae bacterium genome harbors these coding sequences:
- the cysG gene encoding siroheme synthase CysG codes for MDFLPIFVNLADRHCTVVGGGEVAARKVALLRQAGARVTVIAPELGSTLSRARDANEIRHLASGFSPGLLETSVLIVAATDDPGVNRQVYEAAQERNTPVNVVDTPDLCTFVMPSIVDRSPVMIAVSTGGASPVLGRLLRQKLETVVPAGYGQLARLAADFRDRVKRKFSRAGDRRVFWEKVLEGPIAEMMVSGEEKQATEALEAALESEGAEMPDQGEVYLVGGGPGDPDLLTFKALRLMQQADVVVYDRLVSKEVLELVRRDAERIYAGKERGDHAIPQEGINALLVRLAKEGKRVCRLKGGDPFIFGRGGEEIETLMEQGVRFQVVPGITAASGCATYAGFPLTHRDLAQSVTFVTGHLKDGSVNLNWQALAQP; via the coding sequence ATGGATTTCCTTCCGATCTTCGTAAATCTAGCAGACCGACATTGCACCGTGGTTGGCGGCGGAGAGGTGGCTGCGCGCAAGGTTGCACTGCTCCGGCAGGCAGGCGCCCGGGTCACGGTGATCGCTCCCGAACTGGGCAGTACACTGTCGCGCGCCCGGGATGCAAACGAGATTCGTCATCTGGCATCGGGGTTTTCACCGGGCCTGCTGGAGACCTCGGTTCTGATCGTGGCGGCGACCGATGACCCCGGTGTGAATCGGCAGGTGTATGAGGCCGCGCAGGAGCGCAATACACCCGTCAATGTGGTCGATACGCCCGATCTGTGCACCTTCGTGATGCCGTCGATTGTCGACCGGTCGCCGGTGATGATTGCCGTCTCCACCGGCGGAGCGTCTCCGGTTCTTGGGAGACTGCTGCGCCAGAAACTGGAGACCGTTGTACCGGCGGGATACGGCCAGTTGGCCCGCCTGGCCGCGGACTTCCGGGATCGGGTCAAGCGCAAGTTCAGCCGTGCCGGTGACCGCCGTGTGTTCTGGGAAAAGGTGCTGGAGGGACCGATTGCGGAAATGATGGTATCCGGGGAAGAAAAGCAGGCCACCGAGGCGCTGGAGGCCGCCCTGGAGTCAGAAGGCGCCGAGATGCCGGATCAGGGGGAGGTGTACCTGGTAGGTGGCGGTCCGGGTGACCCGGATTTGCTGACCTTCAAGGCGCTTCGCCTGATGCAACAGGCGGATGTAGTGGTTTACGATCGTCTGGTTTCCAAGGAGGTACTTGAACTGGTGCGCCGGGATGCCGAACGTATCTATGCCGGCAAGGAGCGTGGTGACCACGCGATCCCGCAGGAGGGGATCAATGCGCTGCTGGTGCGCCTGGCGAAGGAAGGAAAACGGGTCTGCCGGCTGAAAGGGGGTGACCCCTTCATCTTCGGTCGCGGCGGAGAGGAAATTGAAACCCTGATGGAACAGGGGGTGCGCTTTCAGGTCGTGCCCGGGATCACGGCCGCCTCGGGTTGCGCAACCTATGCCGGTTTTCCGCTGACGCACCGGGATTTGGCACAGTCCGTCACGTTTGTCACCGGCCACCTGAAAGACGGGTCTGTGAACCTGAACTGGCAGGCCCTGGCACAGCCG
- a CDS encoding response regulator, which yields MRVLLIDDHALVRKGLEALLQSRGIEIADSVGSGQEGIERAKELQPDIILLDVKMPEMNGPETLRRLREQGIDLPVLMLTMSREEYDLESALRAGAQGYLLKDMEPEELVPALNDAIQGKHVVAKELIGSLTRIVQGQTSEPAPESEPEDTGSALADLTPRETEILRHIAAGQSNKVIARELDITDGTVKLHVKSVLRKLGVHSRVEAAVIAVEHGLGGKSAGNAN from the coding sequence ATGCGCGTTCTCCTGATCGACGATCATGCGCTCGTGCGAAAAGGTCTGGAGGCCCTCCTTCAGAGCCGTGGAATCGAAATCGCCGATTCTGTCGGCTCCGGACAGGAAGGAATCGAACGGGCGAAGGAACTGCAACCGGACATCATTCTTCTGGATGTAAAGATGCCCGAAATGAATGGGCCGGAAACCCTGCGTCGTTTGCGCGAACAGGGAATCGACCTGCCCGTGCTCATGCTGACCATGAGCCGCGAGGAATACGATCTGGAATCTGCCCTTCGCGCCGGCGCCCAGGGCTATCTGCTCAAGGATATGGAGCCGGAGGAACTGGTCCCCGCCCTGAACGACGCCATCCAGGGAAAGCATGTAGTGGCGAAGGAATTGATTGGATCACTGACACGCATCGTCCAGGGTCAGACCTCGGAACCTGCCCCGGAAAGCGAGCCGGAGGATACCGGAAGCGCCCTGGCGGACCTTACTCCCCGCGAAACGGAAATCCTGCGCCATATTGCTGCTGGTCAGAGCAACAAGGTGATCGCCCGCGAACTCGACATTACGGATGGCACTGTCAAACTCCACGTGAAGTCTGTGCTTCGCAAACTGGGCGTGCATTCCCGCGTCGAGGCCGCGGTGATCGCGGTGGAACACGGCCTGGGTGGCAAATCCGCCGGCAACGCGAACTAG
- a CDS encoding GAF domain-containing protein, with the protein MATIPSKPEPTSPRHKIRLPSSLGPARFHLPRLATNGLLLPLATLFALLGIEIALEIMPPTNAPSSAIQIGLGILGLGLVTLIAYRLRKEFLVPLAHLRDWSQSLRSGNLNIHVSVPPQGELVSLVRDINGLTDELNTLTEEMDLKVRAQSEHIASKSRSLEILYDIATDLSTTRNLDELLEQFLDTMMVLVDARAASVRLLDEKQHTVLAASRGLSPEIIKQEHSVDINRCLCGQIARTGGIGIQSGIAPCNRFVDQPMVDGPCRELIVVPLRYRDRTLGVYNLFLARPSSELGKDVRDLLNSIGMHLGLAIEKARLDDNERRLAIMEERNLIGSELHDSLAQSLVSMRLQVKMLGEILHKRDLRGAQNEVRRLREGVEEAHASLRELLSNFRTRMDERGLIPSIEEVMDRFRQETGISVYLQNQWPSFALTPNQEVQVFRIVQEALANVRKHSNAQNVRILLGHPEDETLSVLIEDDGQGADQEISTTTGHPGERIGLSIMRERADRIDGALLFESEPGEGARIQLVFPIQPASPRTAAGSEA; encoded by the coding sequence ATGGCGACGATCCCCTCCAAGCCGGAACCAACTTCACCGCGCCACAAGATTCGCCTGCCCTCTTCCCTGGGGCCTGCGCGATTTCATCTGCCGCGCCTTGCCACGAATGGGCTTCTCCTGCCTCTCGCGACCCTTTTCGCGCTTCTGGGGATAGAAATTGCTCTGGAGATCATGCCGCCCACCAATGCCCCTTCCTCGGCAATCCAGATCGGGCTTGGCATTCTCGGTCTGGGCCTGGTTACCCTGATCGCGTACCGATTGCGCAAGGAATTCCTGGTGCCCCTGGCCCACCTGCGCGACTGGTCACAAAGCCTGCGATCCGGCAATCTGAACATCCATGTTTCGGTGCCACCCCAGGGTGAACTGGTCAGCCTGGTGCGCGACATCAACGGCCTCACCGATGAGCTCAACACCCTGACCGAGGAGATGGATCTCAAGGTTCGTGCACAATCCGAGCACATCGCGAGCAAGTCGCGCTCACTCGAAATCCTCTACGACATCGCTACCGATCTCAGCACAACGAGAAATCTCGACGAACTGCTGGAGCAATTTCTCGACACCATGATGGTTCTGGTCGATGCCCGCGCAGCTTCCGTCCGTCTTCTGGATGAAAAACAACATACGGTCCTTGCCGCCAGTCGCGGTCTGTCACCGGAAATCATCAAGCAGGAGCACAGTGTTGATATCAATCGTTGCCTGTGCGGCCAGATTGCCCGGACCGGGGGAATTGGCATCCAGAGCGGAATTGCCCCCTGCAACCGCTTCGTCGACCAGCCCATGGTCGATGGCCCGTGTCGCGAACTGATTGTCGTGCCCCTGCGCTATCGCGATCGCACCCTTGGGGTATACAACCTCTTCCTGGCGCGACCCAGCTCGGAGCTGGGCAAGGATGTCCGGGATCTCCTCAATAGTATCGGCATGCACCTGGGCCTCGCGATAGAAAAGGCCCGCCTGGATGACAACGAGCGTCGGCTCGCGATCATGGAGGAGCGGAACCTGATCGGCAGTGAACTTCACGATTCCCTCGCCCAGTCCCTGGTCAGTATGCGCCTGCAGGTGAAGATGCTGGGCGAGATCCTTCACAAGCGCGATTTACGTGGCGCCCAGAACGAAGTACGACGCCTGCGCGAAGGCGTGGAAGAGGCCCATGCAAGCCTGCGGGAATTGCTTTCGAATTTCCGCACACGCATGGATGAGCGTGGACTGATTCCCTCCATCGAGGAAGTCATGGATCGCTTCCGTCAGGAAACCGGCATTTCGGTCTACCTCCAGAATCAATGGCCAAGCTTTGCCCTGACTCCCAACCAGGAAGTACAGGTGTTCCGCATCGTTCAGGAAGCATTGGCGAATGTACGCAAGCACAGCAACGCTCAAAACGTTCGTATTCTCCTGGGCCACCCCGAAGACGAGACTCTTTCCGTGCTGATCGAGGACGACGGTCAGGGCGCCGACCAGGAGATCTCGACCACAACCGGGCACCCGGGCGAACGAATCGGACTGTCCATCATGCGCGAACGCGCGGACCGTATCGACGGCGCCCTCCTGTTCGAAAGCGAGCCTGGCGAAGGCGCGCGCATCCAGCTGGTATTCCCGATCCAGCCCGCCAGCCCCAGAACTGCAGCGGGATCGGAGGCCTGA